From the genome of Candidatus Paceibacterota bacterium, one region includes:
- a CDS encoding ABC transporter permease, whose protein sequence is MKIEDTLHETYTALSANKARSGLTILGIVIGIGSVVAMIAIGQGASGSIQSSIQSIGSNLVLVMPGQARGAAAGPVSAGRGSATTLKQEDADAIAKEVTLAKAIAPEISKRYQVTAKGTNTNTQIVGTVSSYPVVRNLEIESGSFISDMNVKDLARVAVIGPTTRDDLFGIGAEAIGETVRIKNVQFKIIGITKAKGGSGFSNPDDMIFVPISTAQRYLAGDTYVTTISVAAEDPNEMATVQEEITTLLLRKHNISDPKLADFQVLNQQDILATASAITNTMTMLLSAIAGISLIVGGIGIMNMMLTTVTERTREIGLRKAIGAKRRDISFQFLVEAVMLTFLGGFIGILLGWLISLLVTSLSGIATEVSTTSILLAFGVSATIGIVFGYYPARRAAALNPIEALRYE, encoded by the coding sequence ATGAAAATTGAAGATACACTCCATGAGACCTATACTGCGCTTTCTGCGAATAAAGCACGCTCTGGGCTGACAATTCTTGGAATTGTTATTGGTATTGGATCAGTCGTTGCAATGATTGCAATTGGACAAGGTGCCTCTGGCTCAATCCAATCAAGTATTCAATCTATTGGATCAAACCTTGTGCTGGTCATGCCTGGTCAGGCGCGTGGAGCTGCTGCTGGGCCAGTAAGTGCGGGACGAGGATCTGCAACCACACTGAAGCAGGAAGATGCGGATGCAATCGCAAAGGAAGTGACACTCGCAAAAGCAATTGCGCCTGAAATATCCAAGCGCTATCAAGTTACCGCAAAAGGAACGAATACAAATACCCAGATAGTTGGGACAGTAAGTAGTTACCCCGTGGTACGTAATCTCGAAATTGAGTCTGGATCATTCATTAGCGATATGAATGTTAAGGATCTCGCTCGAGTTGCCGTCATCGGACCAACAACACGTGATGATCTCTTTGGTATTGGTGCAGAGGCTATCGGAGAAACAGTTCGTATTAAAAATGTTCAGTTCAAGATCATTGGCATCACTAAGGCCAAAGGCGGATCAGGATTTTCTAACCCTGATGATATGATTTTTGTCCCGATATCTACAGCGCAGCGCTATCTTGCTGGTGATACTTATGTCACCACCATAAGTGTCGCTGCTGAGGATCCAAATGAAATGGCAACCGTGCAGGAAGAAATCACGACTCTCTTGCTGCGCAAGCACAACATTAGTGACCCAAAACTTGCAGACTTCCAAGTACTCAATCAGCAAGACATTCTTGCAACGGCATCAGCTATCACCAACACCATGACGATGCTTCTCTCGGCGATAGCGGGAATTTCGTTAATCGTCGGTGGAATCGGTATTATGAATATGATGCTCACCACGGTCACTGAGCGCACACGCGAAATTGGACTCCGCAAAGCGATTGGTGCCAAGCGCAGAGATATTAGCTTTCAGTTTCTTGTCGAAGCAGTAATGCTTACTTTCCTTGGGGGCTTTATTGGAATACTACTTGGTTGGCTTATCTCCCTGCTCGTAACAAGCTTGTCTGGAATTGCCACAGAGGTATCAACGACTTCGATACTTCTTGCATTTGGAGTCTCAGCAACCATTGGAATTGTCTTTGGATATTATCCTGCGCGACGTGCAGCAGCACTCAATCCTATTGAGGCATTGCGCTACGAGTAG
- a CDS encoding efflux RND transporter periplasmic adaptor subunit, with protein sequence MYKKIFDIIKANRKKTAAILILLVVAGYYGYKKFFTTTNGVRYVTGVVTKGTIVASVSATGQTSASNQLDLKPKVSGTITKILATNGQEVAAGTIIAKIDAIDAEKAVRDASANLKSAQLALQKLTQPADQLAITQSENALAQAVDAKKGAEEDLKKAGNEGYNTVASTFIDLSSTVTGLHDILYSQHGLDAYTSSISEYNALNDSYSIADSAYQRNLLDYKNATLYTDNAQVSMLIDETYSTAKTIATVVKNVSSAIQSKISSSNQTRDTKTDTHIATLSSYTDKLNADLQALINSKNALRSDTDTIASAVRTIAEKTQSLAKLRSGADPLDVQSQKLSVQQRANALADAQEKLADYTIRAPFDCVIASIPVKVADAVSSGTTIATLITKQRIAEITLNEVDVAKAKVGQQVTLSFDAIDGLNIAGAVSEIDSVGTISQGVVTYAVKISFDAQDERVKPGMSVSAAIITDVKQEALLIPSSAIKNKGMTKSVELYNNGSPTTVTVETGISNDTRTQIISGLSEGDTIVVQTINSSAAAATTGTQQGGLRFPGLGGRG encoded by the coding sequence ATGTATAAGAAGATTTTCGACATTATTAAAGCAAACAGAAAGAAAACAGCGGCAATTCTCATTCTCCTTGTTGTCGCAGGTTACTACGGATATAAGAAATTCTTCACCACAACAAATGGTGTTCGTTATGTGACCGGTGTAGTCACAAAGGGCACGATCGTCGCATCAGTCAGTGCAACGGGCCAAACTTCTGCATCAAACCAGCTCGACTTAAAGCCGAAAGTGTCTGGCACGATTACTAAGATCTTAGCGACCAATGGACAGGAGGTTGCTGCTGGCACTATCATCGCAAAAATTGATGCCATTGATGCCGAGAAAGCAGTTCGAGACGCATCAGCGAATTTAAAGAGTGCACAGCTCGCACTTCAGAAACTTACTCAACCTGCAGACCAACTTGCGATAACGCAGTCTGAAAATGCACTCGCTCAAGCTGTGGATGCAAAAAAAGGAGCAGAGGAGGATCTTAAGAAGGCGGGAAACGAAGGATACAATACCGTCGCAAGTACATTTATTGACCTCTCAAGCACGGTCACCGGACTCCATGACATTCTCTATTCGCAACATGGCCTTGATGCATACACCAGCTCGATCAGTGAGTACAATGCGCTCAATGACTCATACTCTATCGCTGATAGTGCATATCAGAGAAACCTTCTCGATTATAAGAATGCGACACTCTACACGGACAATGCGCAGGTGAGCATGCTTATTGATGAAACTTACTCGACCGCAAAAACCATCGCCACTGTGGTTAAAAATGTAAGCAGTGCGATACAGTCGAAGATATCTAGCTCGAATCAGACTCGAGATACAAAGACAGATACCCATATTGCCACACTCAGCTCATACACAGACAAACTAAATGCTGACCTACAGGCATTGATCAATTCAAAAAATGCATTACGCAGTGACACAGACACGATTGCTAGTGCAGTACGCACAATCGCAGAGAAAACACAATCACTCGCGAAGCTTCGCAGTGGAGCGGACCCACTTGATGTTCAATCACAAAAACTTTCTGTGCAGCAGCGCGCAAATGCACTTGCTGACGCACAAGAAAAACTAGCAGACTATACCATACGTGCGCCATTTGACTGTGTCATAGCAAGCATTCCCGTTAAAGTTGCAGATGCAGTGTCTTCAGGCACGACTATCGCAACCCTTATCACGAAACAACGCATTGCCGAAATTACCCTCAACGAGGTTGATGTCGCCAAAGCAAAAGTAGGACAACAGGTTACTCTTTCATTTGATGCAATAGATGGCCTAAATATCGCAGGTGCAGTATCGGAAATTGACTCCGTTGGTACCATATCTCAAGGTGTTGTCACCTATGCAGTAAAGATTTCTTTTGACGCGCAAGATGAACGAGTTAAGCCAGGAATGAGTGTTTCTGCAGCTATCATTACCGACGTAAAACAGGAAGCATTACTCATTCCAAGTTCTGCGATAAAAAACAAGGGAATGACAAAATCAGTAGAGCTTTACAATAACGGCTCCCCCACAACAGTGACCGTTGAGACCGGTATTTCCAATGACACTCGTACACAAATCATTTCTGGCCTCAGCGAAGGCGACACCATCGTAGTGCAAACCATAAATTCGAGTGCCGCAGCTGCAACAACTGGAACCCAGCAAGGCGGATTAAGATTTCCAGGTTTAGGAGGAAGAGGCTAA
- a CDS encoding ABC transporter ATP-binding protein, translated as MIECNHIGKTYVNGDMETHALRDVSFTINDGEFVAIMGPSGSGKSTLMHIIGCLDTPSRGEYILDGKDVAQLSDDALADIRMEKIGFVFQSFNLLPRTSVLRNVMLPLIYAEVGEEERIAKAKEALAASAFPEQFWGHFSNQLSGGMMQRVAIARALVNNPTLILADEPTGNLDTKTGNMVLETFQRLHKEQGRTIVLITHEPDIAEHAERIIHIRDGDIVSDSKQHTQRLAVNLL; from the coding sequence ATGATTGAATGTAATCACATCGGAAAGACTTACGTGAACGGTGACATGGAGACCCATGCGCTCCGCGACGTGTCTTTTACTATCAATGATGGCGAATTCGTGGCAATCATGGGGCCATCCGGCTCTGGCAAATCAACACTGATGCACATCATTGGGTGTCTCGACACTCCATCCCGTGGAGAATATATCCTCGATGGCAAAGATGTTGCACAGCTCTCCGATGACGCACTTGCGGATATTCGCATGGAAAAGATTGGTTTTGTATTTCAATCATTCAACCTTCTCCCTCGCACCAGTGTCTTGCGTAATGTCATGCTCCCTCTCATATATGCAGAAGTAGGAGAAGAAGAACGTATTGCAAAAGCGAAAGAGGCCCTTGCCGCATCAGCATTTCCTGAACAATTCTGGGGACATTTCTCGAATCAACTTTCGGGAGGCATGATGCAACGTGTGGCAATTGCTCGCGCACTCGTAAATAACCCCACGCTCATTCTCGCTGACGAGCCTACTGGAAATCTTGATACAAAAACTGGCAATATGGTACTTGAGACTTTCCAGCGACTGCACAAAGAGCAAGGGAGAACTATCGTACTTATCACCCACGAACCCGATATCGCTGAACATGCGGAGCGTATTATCCATATTCGTGATGGCGACATAGTTAGTGACAGTAAGCAACATACGCAACGTCTTGCGGTAAACCTCCTCTAA